One Sphingomonas sabuli genomic region harbors:
- the dnaE gene encoding DNA polymerase III subunit alpha: MMAEPFVPLRVFSCFTMLEGAMEPKAIASRAEKLGFPAVALTDRNGLYAAMPFTDACIAKGVQPIIGTALAVRRPPELGDAIDWLILLAKDDEGYAHLCKLVSSAHLDRPLSDVPHVAFSSLEALSGGLIALTAGAEGAVARLLSDGQDRAAEAYLDRLQALFANRLYIELSRRGDPVEEAAEDRLIDLAYARDLPLVATNPASYVDPAFHAAHDAMLCIANSAYVESRDRPTSSAEAWLKSGPMMAELFADLPEAIANTAVVARRCAVGAPKRRPILPRLSDAEDEQLRSDARAGLAARLGGRPPEDLAAYDERLDYELDVIINMGFASYFLIVADFIKWAKANDIPVGPGRGSGAGSVVAWALTITDLDPIELKLLFERFLNPERVSMPDFDIDFCETHRDKVIAYVQRKYGTDKVAQIITFGRLKARAVLKDTGRVLQMSYGQVDRLAKLIPNHPTDPWTLERSLNGVSELAAEYKSEKDVKRLFDLAMKLEGLPRHASTHAAGVVIGDRPLDELVPLYRDPRSETPVTQFDMKYVEAAGLVKFDFLGLKTLSVLKEGQRLLKERGIAVDYLSLPLDDAAVYEMLQRGDTVGVFQLESEGMRRTLAAVRPTSFGDIIALVSLYRPGPMDNIPMFGDRKNGRADIHYPHPLLEEVLQETYGIFVYQEQVMQAAQVLAGYSLGGADLLRRAMGKKIQSEMDDQRATFVEGCATHNGIPAAKANELFDLIDKFAGYGFNKSHAAAYALVAYHTAWLKVHHRPEFYAASMSFDMTQTDKLALFVEDMRRGGVECLPPAINASHAFFTVQDGAVRYALGALKGVGEKAMEAVVEQREAAGPFKSLDDFANRIEPRVLNRRQVESLAGGGAFDALQPNRASVHAAAETILAHAASAAQQRESGQGGLFGAGDSSVPPIRLPNAEWSLSQRLNAERESFGFYFSGHPVEAHAHLLGAHKVKTFDQLADVRIGEGERVTVTMAAMVEEARWRTSAKGRRFLTATLSDPSGQFQATAFDEEPIEALQKAAESGACGLVSVELDKRVGDDAPRLAIKRIRPLDTLAKQTRLQLAIRVARAEQLPAIAAELALARGGNGLVRLAVALAAGGNASVVAGRDFALDADLAARLERIAGEGNVDLSVQEPPRLALVG; this comes from the coding sequence ATGATGGCCGAGCCGTTCGTTCCGCTGCGAGTCTTCTCCTGTTTCACGATGCTCGAGGGCGCGATGGAGCCCAAGGCGATCGCGTCGCGCGCGGAGAAGCTCGGCTTTCCCGCAGTTGCGCTGACGGACCGCAACGGCCTGTACGCCGCGATGCCGTTTACCGACGCGTGCATCGCGAAAGGCGTGCAGCCAATCATCGGCACCGCGCTGGCTGTGCGCCGCCCGCCGGAACTGGGCGATGCTATCGACTGGCTGATCCTGCTGGCCAAGGACGACGAAGGCTATGCGCATTTGTGCAAGCTGGTGTCGTCGGCCCATCTCGACCGTCCGCTCAGCGACGTCCCGCACGTTGCCTTTTCCAGCCTTGAAGCTCTGTCCGGCGGATTGATCGCGCTGACGGCAGGCGCGGAAGGCGCTGTCGCGCGGCTGTTGTCGGACGGCCAGGATCGCGCCGCCGAAGCCTATCTCGACCGGCTTCAGGCGCTCTTTGCGAACCGGCTCTATATCGAACTCAGCCGACGCGGCGATCCCGTCGAGGAAGCCGCCGAGGACCGGCTTATCGACCTGGCGTATGCGCGCGACCTGCCGCTGGTGGCGACCAATCCGGCATCTTACGTGGACCCGGCCTTCCACGCCGCGCACGATGCGATGCTGTGCATCGCCAACTCGGCCTATGTCGAAAGTCGTGATCGCCCGACCTCGTCGGCCGAAGCATGGCTGAAAAGCGGGCCGATGATGGCCGAACTGTTCGCCGATCTGCCCGAAGCCATCGCCAACACCGCAGTCGTCGCCCGGCGCTGCGCCGTCGGCGCGCCCAAGCGCCGGCCGATCCTGCCGCGGTTGAGCGATGCCGAGGACGAGCAATTGCGAAGCGACGCCCGCGCGGGCCTTGCGGCGCGGCTTGGCGGGCGCCCGCCGGAAGACCTCGCGGCCTATGACGAACGGCTCGACTATGAGCTCGACGTCATCATCAACATGGGCTTCGCCAGTTACTTCCTGATCGTCGCCGACTTCATCAAATGGGCCAAGGCGAACGACATTCCGGTGGGGCCGGGCCGCGGATCGGGCGCGGGGTCGGTGGTGGCCTGGGCGCTGACCATCACCGATCTCGATCCGATCGAGCTCAAGCTGCTGTTCGAACGCTTCCTCAACCCGGAGCGCGTGTCGATGCCCGACTTCGACATCGATTTCTGCGAAACACACCGCGACAAGGTCATCGCCTACGTCCAGCGCAAATATGGCACGGACAAGGTCGCGCAGATCATCACGTTCGGGCGACTGAAGGCGCGCGCGGTGCTTAAGGACACCGGCCGCGTGCTGCAGATGAGCTACGGCCAGGTCGACCGGCTGGCCAAGCTCATCCCCAACCACCCGACCGATCCGTGGACCCTGGAACGTTCGCTTAACGGCGTGTCGGAGCTGGCCGCCGAGTATAAGAGCGAAAAGGACGTCAAGCGGCTGTTCGACCTGGCGATGAAGCTGGAAGGCCTTCCGCGCCACGCGTCGACCCATGCCGCGGGCGTCGTCATTGGCGACCGGCCGCTCGACGAGCTCGTCCCGCTCTATCGCGATCCGCGATCTGAAACGCCGGTCACCCAGTTCGACATGAAATATGTCGAGGCCGCGGGGCTGGTGAAGTTCGACTTCCTCGGCCTCAAGACGCTGTCGGTGCTGAAGGAAGGGCAGCGGCTGCTCAAGGAGCGGGGAATCGCGGTCGATTACCTCTCGCTCCCCCTCGACGATGCGGCGGTATACGAAATGCTCCAGCGCGGCGACACGGTGGGCGTGTTCCAGCTGGAATCGGAAGGCATGCGGCGCACGCTGGCCGCGGTCCGGCCAACCAGCTTCGGCGACATCATCGCGCTCGTCTCGCTGTATCGGCCGGGGCCGATGGACAACATTCCGATGTTCGGCGACCGCAAGAACGGCCGCGCGGACATCCACTATCCGCACCCGCTTCTCGAAGAGGTGCTGCAAGAAACCTACGGCATCTTCGTCTACCAGGAACAGGTGATGCAGGCGGCCCAGGTACTGGCCGGCTATTCGCTTGGCGGCGCAGATCTGTTGCGCCGCGCGATGGGCAAGAAAATCCAGAGTGAGATGGACGACCAGCGCGCGACCTTCGTCGAGGGCTGCGCGACCCACAACGGCATTCCGGCGGCCAAGGCCAACGAGCTGTTCGACTTGATCGACAAGTTTGCCGGTTACGGCTTCAACAAGAGCCACGCCGCGGCCTATGCGCTCGTCGCTTACCACACCGCCTGGCTCAAGGTTCACCACCGGCCCGAATTCTACGCCGCGTCGATGAGCTTCGACATGACGCAGACGGACAAGCTGGCCCTGTTCGTGGAGGACATGCGCCGCGGCGGGGTCGAATGCCTGCCGCCGGCCATCAACGCCAGCCATGCCTTTTTCACGGTGCAGGACGGCGCGGTGCGCTACGCCCTGGGTGCATTGAAAGGCGTCGGTGAGAAGGCGATGGAAGCGGTCGTCGAACAGCGGGAGGCTGCCGGTCCGTTCAAGTCGCTCGACGATTTCGCCAACCGGATCGAGCCGCGCGTGCTGAACCGTCGGCAGGTGGAAAGCCTTGCCGGAGGCGGTGCGTTCGATGCGCTCCAGCCCAACCGCGCGTCGGTCCATGCGGCGGCGGAGACCATCCTCGCCCATGCCGCCAGCGCCGCGCAGCAGCGCGAAAGCGGGCAGGGCGGGCTGTTCGGCGCGGGCGACAGCAGCGTGCCGCCCATTCGTTTGCCTAACGCCGAATGGAGCCTGTCGCAGCGGTTGAACGCCGAGCGCGAATCCTTCGGCTTCTATTTTTCCGGCCATCCGGTGGAGGCGCATGCGCACCTGCTTGGCGCTCACAAGGTCAAGACCTTCGACCAGCTGGCCGACGTCCGTATCGGTGAAGGCGAGCGGGTGACCGTCACGATGGCGGCCATGGTCGAGGAAGCGCGCTGGCGCACGTCCGCCAAGGGGCGCCGCTTCCTCACCGCGACCCTGAGCGACCCGTCGGGCCAGTTTCAGGCGACTGCCTTCGACGAGGAACCGATCGAGGCGCTGCAAAAAGCAGCCGAAAGCGGCGCCTGCGGGTTGGTCAGCGTCGAACTCGACAAGCGCGTCGGTGACGATGCGCCGCGCTTAGCGATCAAGCGCATCCGGCCGCTCGACACGTTGGCGAAGCAGACTCGGCTCCAGCTCGCAATCCGCGTCGCGCGCGCCGAGCAGCTGCCGGCCATCGCAGCCGAGCTGGCGCTGGCGCGGGGCGGCAATGGCCTCGTCCGGCTCGCCGTCGCTCTCGCTGCGGGCGGGAACGCGTCCGTCGTCGCCGGCCGCGACTTCGCGCTGGACGCTGACCTGGCCGCGCGGCTCGAACGCATCGCCGGCGAAGGCAATGTCGACTTGTCGGTGCAGGAACCGCCAAGGCTGGCTTTGGTCGGTTAG
- a CDS encoding energy transducer TonB yields MADDRHIDPRSPVQRDKFSFLKVAFVGVLALIALVTVKHSWFDTFTAPQDTPAPTEPAGPSQQPARQTPPASDGGAQPAQGNLTALFSAADYPADAFRNDEQGTVMARLEIDPQGKVSSCRVATSSGSESLDRATCTILKRRARFTPARNSEGSAIASSYTQKITWMLQ; encoded by the coding sequence ATGGCGGACGACAGGCACATTGACCCCCGGTCCCCCGTCCAGCGGGACAAGTTCAGCTTTCTCAAAGTCGCCTTCGTGGGCGTGCTGGCGTTGATCGCGCTGGTGACGGTAAAGCACAGCTGGTTCGATACGTTCACCGCGCCGCAGGATACGCCGGCGCCCACGGAGCCGGCCGGCCCTTCCCAGCAACCGGCTCGTCAGACGCCACCCGCGAGCGACGGAGGTGCGCAGCCGGCGCAAGGCAACCTGACAGCTTTGTTCAGCGCCGCCGACTATCCAGCCGACGCGTTCCGCAACGACGAGCAAGGAACGGTGATGGCCCGGCTCGAGATCGATCCGCAGGGCAAGGTAAGCAGCTGCCGAGTGGCGACGTCGAGCGGATCGGAATCGCTAGATCGTGCGACCTGCACCATCCTGAAGCGCCGGGCGCGCTTCACGCCGGCGCGCAACAGCGAAGGAAGCGCAATCGCGAGCAGCTACACCCAGAAGATCACCTGGATGTTGCAATAA
- the alaS gene encoding alanine--tRNA ligase, whose amino-acid sequence MTSTNDIRRSFLDYFEKAGHARVQSAPLVPHNDPTLMFVNAGMVPFKNVFTGLESRPYVTASSAQKCVRAGGKHNDLDNVGYTARHHTFFEMLGNFSFGDYFKDQAIDHAWTLLTREWGLAPERLLVTVYHTDDEAFDIWKKVTGFADDKIIRIPTKDNFWAMGDDGPCGPCSEIFYDHGDHIPGGPPGSPNEDGDRFVEIWNLVFMQFEQAAGEIVSELPKKSIDTGMGLERIAAVLQGVTDNYDTDTFRALIEASEELTHTKADGPTQASHRVIADHLRAAGFLVADGVLPANEGRGYVLRRIMRRAMRHAHLLGAKEPLMHRLVPELVAEMGAAYPELVRAQPLIEATLAQEEVRFRQTLATGLKLLDEATSDLSEGGTLAGGTAFKLYDTYGFPYDLTEDALRAKGIAVDRAGFDAAMAEQRAQARAAWKGSGDKASDDLWFDFAEEFGGTEFTGYSGNEGEGVVLAIVKDGQRVDAAEVGETVQVLLNQTPFYGESGGQTGDAGKLTTLKGFEGTVEDTSKPLGKLHALRTRVVAGELSVGETVQQKVDTARRDRIRANHSATHLLHAALRHRLGTHVTQKGSLVADDYFRFDFSHPKALTRENIELVEADVNAHIRGNETVTTRLMTPDEAIAAGAMALFGEKYGDEVRVLSMGRTEESDYSVELCGGTHVRALGDIQLFKIISESAVSSGVRRIEALTGEAARRWLSDREAKLREIAATLKASPDEVPARVIALVEERKRMERELADARKALAMGGGGRSEGPSTETVNGHQFIGQVVDGLDPKGLRGAVDDMKQKLGSGIGALIAVNDGRASVAVGVTQDLAGQVSAVELVKAAVAALGGQGGGGRPDMAQGGGPDGAKAAEALQSIKNAIESVAA is encoded by the coding sequence ATGACCAGCACCAACGACATTCGCCGCTCTTTCCTCGATTATTTCGAGAAGGCCGGGCACGCCCGCGTCCAGTCCGCGCCACTGGTCCCGCATAACGACCCCACGCTGATGTTCGTCAACGCCGGGATGGTGCCGTTCAAGAACGTGTTCACCGGGCTGGAATCGCGGCCTTATGTGACCGCCAGCAGCGCCCAGAAGTGCGTTCGCGCCGGCGGCAAGCACAATGATCTCGACAATGTCGGCTACACCGCGCGCCACCATACCTTCTTTGAAATGCTGGGGAATTTTTCCTTCGGCGATTATTTCAAGGATCAGGCGATCGATCACGCCTGGACGCTGCTGACCCGCGAATGGGGACTGGCTCCGGAGCGGCTTCTGGTCACCGTCTATCATACCGACGACGAGGCCTTCGACATCTGGAAGAAGGTCACCGGCTTCGCCGACGACAAGATCATCCGCATTCCCACCAAGGACAATTTCTGGGCGATGGGCGACGACGGCCCGTGCGGACCCTGTTCGGAAATCTTCTACGATCACGGGGACCACATTCCGGGTGGGCCGCCGGGCAGCCCGAACGAGGACGGCGACCGCTTCGTCGAGATCTGGAACCTCGTCTTCATGCAGTTCGAGCAGGCGGCGGGTGAAATCGTCTCCGAACTACCGAAGAAAAGCATCGACACCGGCATGGGGCTGGAGCGGATCGCGGCCGTTCTGCAGGGCGTCACCGACAATTACGACACGGACACGTTCCGCGCCCTGATCGAAGCCAGCGAGGAACTGACGCACACCAAGGCAGACGGGCCGACGCAGGCCAGCCACCGCGTCATCGCCGACCATTTGCGCGCGGCGGGATTCCTCGTCGCCGACGGCGTCCTGCCGGCGAACGAGGGCCGCGGCTACGTGCTGCGCCGGATCATGCGCCGCGCCATGCGCCACGCGCACCTGCTCGGCGCCAAGGAGCCCCTGATGCACCGCCTTGTGCCGGAGCTGGTTGCGGAAATGGGGGCTGCTTATCCCGAATTGGTCCGCGCCCAGCCGCTGATCGAGGCCACGCTGGCGCAGGAAGAAGTGCGCTTTCGCCAGACCCTGGCGACCGGGCTCAAGCTGCTCGATGAAGCGACGTCGGATCTGTCGGAAGGCGGCACGCTGGCCGGCGGAACGGCGTTCAAGCTCTACGACACGTACGGTTTCCCCTACGACCTGACCGAAGACGCGCTCCGCGCCAAGGGGATCGCCGTCGACCGCGCGGGGTTCGACGCGGCTATGGCCGAGCAAAGGGCGCAGGCGCGCGCGGCGTGGAAGGGCTCGGGCGACAAGGCGTCGGACGATCTGTGGTTCGACTTTGCCGAGGAGTTCGGCGGGACCGAGTTCACCGGCTATTCCGGCAACGAGGGCGAGGGCGTCGTCCTGGCGATCGTCAAGGACGGCCAGCGCGTCGACGCAGCGGAGGTCGGTGAAACAGTACAAGTGCTGCTCAACCAGACGCCATTCTACGGCGAAAGCGGTGGACAGACCGGCGATGCCGGAAAACTGACGACGCTCAAGGGTTTCGAAGGCACAGTTGAGGATACGTCGAAGCCACTCGGCAAATTGCACGCGCTACGGACCAGGGTCGTCGCAGGCGAATTGTCGGTCGGCGAGACGGTCCAGCAAAAAGTCGACACCGCCCGCCGCGACCGCATCCGCGCCAACCATAGCGCAACCCATCTGTTACACGCCGCGCTGCGCCACCGGCTTGGTACGCATGTGACGCAGAAGGGCAGCCTCGTCGCGGACGATTATTTCCGTTTCGACTTTTCGCATCCCAAGGCTTTGACGCGCGAGAATATCGAGCTGGTTGAGGCCGACGTGAACGCGCACATCCGCGGTAACGAAACGGTCACCACGCGCCTGATGACTCCGGACGAAGCGATCGCCGCGGGCGCGATGGCACTTTTCGGCGAGAAGTACGGCGACGAAGTGCGCGTCCTGTCGATGGGCCGGACCGAGGAGAGCGACTATTCGGTCGAGCTATGCGGCGGCACCCATGTCCGCGCGCTTGGCGACATCCAGCTGTTCAAGATCATCTCCGAAAGCGCGGTTTCGTCGGGCGTACGCCGGATCGAGGCGTTGACCGGTGAAGCGGCGCGCCGGTGGCTGAGCGACCGCGAAGCCAAGCTACGCGAGATCGCTGCAACCCTGAAAGCCTCGCCCGACGAGGTACCGGCGCGAGTCATCGCGTTGGTCGAGGAGCGCAAGCGGATGGAGCGGGAGCTGGCGGATGCCCGCAAGGCGCTGGCGATGGGCGGCGGCGGCAGATCCGAAGGGCCATCGACCGAAACGGTCAACGGTCACCAGTTTATCGGGCAAGTGGTCGACGGACTCGATCCCAAGGGGCTGCGCGGCGCCGTGGACGACATGAAACAGAAGCTCGGGTCGGGCATCGGCGCGCTGATCGCCGTGAACGATGGCCGCGCCAGCGTCGCGGTGGGGGTCACGCAAGACCTTGCCGGTCAGGTTAGCGCCGTCGAACTGGTCAAGGCGGCCGTCGCGGCACTTGGCGGGCAGGGGGGTGGCGGTCGTCCCGACATGGCCCAGGGTGGAGGCCCCGACGGCGCAAAGGCCGCCGAGGCTCTCCAGTCTATCAAGAACGCTATCGAGAGTGTTGCGGCCTAG
- the proS gene encoding proline--tRNA ligase, protein MRFSRAFLPVLKESPADAQIVSHKLMLQAGLVRQTAAGIYAWLPLGFRVLQKIEQIVREEQDRAGAQEMLMPTLQSAELWRTSGRYDAYGPEMLRIKDRHDREMLYGPTNEEMITAIFRDEVKSYRELPRTLYHIQWKFRDEVRPRFGVMRGREFLMKDAYSFDLDEAGARQSYYTQMLAYLRTFQRMGIKAVPMKADSGPIGGDLSHEFIVLAPTGESEVFYDAAYDTFDWNQPDLRYGDEAGLQGLFDQVNSTYAATDETHDEARWGDVADDRKRTGRGIEVGHIFYFGDKYSESMGLKVSGSDGQMVTPMMGSYGVGVSRLVGAIIEASHDEAGIIWPEAVAPWKVGIVTMRADDEPTAAAAESLYADLQSAGIDVLYDDRNERGGVKLGTMDLIGLPWQVIVGPRGIANGVVELKNRATGEREELNVDAAMARLTA, encoded by the coding sequence GTGCGTTTTTCCCGAGCATTTCTGCCGGTCCTCAAGGAGAGCCCGGCCGACGCGCAGATCGTCAGCCACAAGCTGATGCTGCAGGCCGGCCTGGTGCGTCAGACCGCAGCGGGCATTTACGCTTGGTTGCCGCTGGGGTTTCGGGTGCTGCAGAAGATCGAACAGATCGTGCGCGAGGAGCAGGACCGCGCCGGCGCGCAGGAAATGCTGATGCCGACGCTGCAGTCGGCGGAGCTGTGGCGGACCAGCGGGCGCTACGACGCCTACGGCCCGGAAATGCTGCGCATCAAGGACCGCCACGACCGCGAGATGCTCTACGGCCCGACCAATGAGGAAATGATCACCGCGATCTTCCGCGACGAGGTCAAATCCTACCGGGAGCTGCCGCGTACGCTCTATCACATCCAGTGGAAGTTCCGTGACGAGGTTCGGCCCCGCTTCGGCGTGATGCGCGGGCGCGAATTCCTGATGAAGGACGCCTACAGCTTCGACCTCGACGAGGCCGGGGCGCGGCAAAGCTATTATACGCAGATGCTGGCCTACCTGCGCACCTTCCAGCGGATGGGCATCAAGGCCGTCCCGATGAAGGCCGACAGCGGCCCCATCGGCGGGGACCTCAGTCACGAATTCATCGTCCTTGCTCCCACCGGAGAGAGCGAGGTGTTTTACGATGCCGCTTATGACACGTTCGACTGGAACCAGCCAGATTTGCGCTACGGCGACGAAGCGGGGCTGCAGGGCCTGTTCGACCAGGTCAATTCGACCTACGCCGCGACCGACGAGACCCATGACGAGGCCCGCTGGGGCGATGTCGCCGACGACCGGAAACGCACCGGCCGCGGGATCGAGGTCGGGCACATCTTCTACTTTGGCGACAAATATTCGGAATCTATGGGGCTGAAGGTGTCCGGCTCCGACGGGCAGATGGTCACGCCCATGATGGGCAGCTACGGCGTAGGCGTTTCGCGCCTGGTCGGCGCGATCATCGAGGCCAGCCATGACGAAGCCGGGATCATCTGGCCGGAAGCGGTGGCGCCGTGGAAGGTCGGCATCGTCACCATGCGCGCCGACGACGAGCCGACGGCCGCTGCTGCCGAGAGCCTCTACGCCGACCTCCAGTCGGCCGGTATCGACGTGCTGTACGACGACCGGAACGAGCGGGGCGGGGTGAAGCTTGGCACGATGGACCTGATCGGTCTGCCCTGGCAGGTCATCGTCGGGCCGCGCGGTATCGCCAATGGTGTGGTTGAGCTCAAGAACCGCGCCACCGGCGAGCGCGAGGAACTGAATGTCGACGCCGCGATGGCAAGGCTGACCGCATGA
- a CDS encoding ABC transporter ATP-binding protein: MSEPVLSTRGLKRSFEQGGERIHVLRGVDLDIMPGEIVALLGPSGSGKSTLLQAVGLLEGGFEGSIRLRGEEAADLDDDGRTRLRRELLGFVYQFHHLLPEFNAIENVVLPQLVHGTDAASARTRAEELLSTLGLAKRLDHRPSKLSGGEQQRVAVSRALANRPPLVLADEPTGNLDETTADKVFAEFLSLVRGEGSAALVATHNERLAARMDRVVRLHEGVLQ; this comes from the coding sequence ATGAGTGAGCCCGTCCTCAGCACGCGTGGGCTCAAGCGCTCGTTCGAGCAGGGCGGGGAGCGCATCCACGTCCTGCGCGGAGTCGATCTCGACATCATGCCCGGCGAAATCGTCGCGCTGCTCGGGCCGTCCGGCTCCGGCAAGTCGACGCTGCTGCAGGCGGTTGGCCTGCTGGAAGGCGGCTTCGAAGGCTCGATCCGGCTGCGCGGCGAGGAAGCGGCCGACCTCGACGACGACGGGCGCACGCGCCTGCGCCGCGAACTGCTCGGCTTCGTCTACCAGTTCCACCACCTGCTGCCCGAGTTCAATGCGATCGAGAACGTCGTCCTGCCGCAGCTGGTGCATGGCACCGACGCGGCCAGCGCGCGGACCCGGGCCGAGGAATTGCTGTCGACCCTTGGCCTCGCCAAGCGGCTCGACCACCGCCCGTCGAAACTGTCCGGCGGCGAACAGCAGCGCGTTGCGGTGTCGCGCGCGCTGGCCAACCGCCCGCCGCTCGTCCTTGCCGACGAGCCGACCGGCAATCTTGACGAGACCACCGCCGACAAGGTTTTCGCCGAGTTCCTGTCGCTGGTAAGGGGGGAGGGCAGCGCAGCGCTGGTCGCCACCCATAACGAGCGACTGGCGGCGCGAATGGACCGCGTGGTCCGGTTGCACGAGGGCGTCCTGCAATGA
- a CDS encoding lysozyme inhibitor LprI family protein, with translation MTDKRDIPEQPHDEPPPVDTPAEKKRRFNWLVVAILAAIAAGVLLASSVWQGSWGGGDDEATSEEVAAKPDPEKWCAAQGTYDNIRRELFRRAAQVRGSDEQSYARLADFALLRVNGPVVRSVDERLDSVTCSGSAVLSLPPGVSVSGGRRSLSGDVEYSVQPAADGTGNVVRVGNADAIVVPLATLSRTSGSSSAPLVPPNLDTGAVPPVAEPSPVQDPVERPEPTLPVSANPSFNCNAARTRGEIAICGDPGLAALDRQMASQFNGALREASRDQRALLERTRGRFLSYRDRCGTNQCIAETYRSRMREIGDIMADRWRG, from the coding sequence ATGACCGACAAGCGCGATATTCCCGAACAGCCGCACGACGAACCCCCGCCCGTCGATACGCCGGCGGAGAAGAAGCGCCGGTTCAACTGGCTGGTGGTTGCCATCCTCGCCGCGATTGCCGCCGGCGTGCTGCTCGCCAGTTCGGTTTGGCAAGGGAGCTGGGGTGGCGGGGATGACGAGGCCACCAGCGAGGAAGTCGCGGCCAAGCCGGACCCTGAAAAATGGTGCGCCGCTCAAGGCACCTACGACAACATCCGCCGCGAACTGTTCCGCCGCGCCGCCCAGGTCCGCGGCAGCGACGAGCAATCCTATGCCCGGCTGGCCGACTTCGCATTGCTGCGGGTCAACGGGCCGGTCGTGCGGAGCGTCGACGAGCGCCTCGACAGCGTCACCTGCAGCGGCAGTGCCGTGCTCAGCCTGCCGCCCGGAGTATCCGTTTCCGGCGGCCGCCGATCGTTGTCGGGCGACGTCGAATATTCGGTGCAGCCCGCCGCCGACGGGACGGGCAACGTCGTGCGGGTCGGCAATGCCGACGCCATCGTCGTTCCGCTGGCGACCCTGTCGCGCACGTCGGGGTCGAGCAGCGCGCCGCTCGTGCCGCCCAACCTCGATACCGGTGCGGTGCCTCCGGTCGCCGAACCGTCGCCGGTTCAGGATCCCGTGGAGCGGCCCGAGCCGACGCTGCCGGTGAGCGCCAATCCGAGCTTCAACTGCAACGCCGCCCGCACCCGCGGCGAAATCGCGATCTGCGGCGATCCCGGCCTGGCCGCGCTCGACCGGCAGATGGCAAGCCAGTTCAACGGCGCACTTCGCGAAGCCTCGCGCGACCAGCGGGCGCTGCTCGAACGGACGCGCGGCCGCTTCCTGTCCTATCGTGACCGCTGCGGCACCAATCAGTGTATCGCCGAGACCTATCGCAGCCGCATGCGCGAGATCGGCGACATCATGGCCGACCGCTGGCGCGGCTGA
- a CDS encoding lipoprotein-releasing ABC transporter permease subunit, whose amino-acid sequence MILNSYERMVARRYLLPGKGEGFIFLVASISLVAVALGVAALIIVMSVMNGFRAELFDKITGLNGHAVVQGYEGRLNDWQPIAAKARSLPGVTSATPLIEQPLMASSNGRVEGVILRGMRLDDIRNNPVIANNVKSGNLSLVTPGSERVAIGSRLADMLGAYPGTTISLISPEGRSTVVGTVPRIVTYTVAAVFEVGVYDYDNAFVIMPIEDAQNMLLAGEAISTIEVQTTNPDKVDQILAPLGPEVRNKGVILDWRQMNSALFQALEIERIAMFVVLSLIILVAVFNILSSLIMLVRAKTRDIAILRTMGASRQGLMKVFVTVGVTIGSLGILLGIVLGAIFLFFRQGVVNAIQYATGANLWDPAVRTLTELPSKTDPFEVGAIILIALVLSFLATLYPAWKAASTDPVQVLRYE is encoded by the coding sequence ATGATCCTCAACTCGTACGAGCGCATGGTCGCTCGCCGCTACCTGCTCCCCGGCAAGGGCGAAGGGTTCATTTTCCTCGTCGCCTCAATCAGCCTGGTCGCGGTCGCGCTTGGCGTTGCCGCGCTGATCATCGTGATGAGCGTGATGAACGGTTTTCGCGCGGAGCTGTTCGACAAGATCACCGGGCTCAACGGTCATGCGGTGGTGCAAGGCTACGAAGGGCGCCTCAACGACTGGCAGCCGATTGCCGCCAAGGCACGATCGCTTCCGGGCGTCACGTCGGCCACGCCGCTGATCGAGCAGCCGCTGATGGCCTCGTCCAACGGGCGTGTCGAAGGCGTGATCCTGCGCGGCATGCGGCTCGACGATATTCGCAACAACCCGGTCATCGCCAACAATGTGAAGTCGGGCAATCTCAGCCTCGTGACGCCCGGCAGCGAACGGGTCGCGATCGGATCGCGGCTGGCCGACATGCTGGGTGCCTATCCCGGCACGACGATCAGCCTGATCAGTCCGGAAGGCCGCTCGACCGTGGTTGGCACCGTTCCGCGCATCGTTACCTATACCGTCGCTGCGGTCTTCGAGGTCGGCGTCTACGATTATGACAACGCCTTCGTCATCATGCCGATCGAGGATGCGCAGAACATGCTTCTGGCGGGCGAAGCCATCAGCACGATCGAGGTGCAGACGACCAATCCCGACAAGGTCGACCAGATCCTTGCACCGCTTGGCCCGGAAGTCCGCAACAAGGGCGTCATCCTCGACTGGCGGCAGATGAACTCGGCCCTGTTCCAGGCACTGGAGATCGAGCGGATAGCGATGTTTGTCGTGCTGTCGTTGATCATCCTTGTCGCCGTGTTCAACATCCTGTCGTCGCTGATCATGCTGGTCCGCGCCAAGACTCGCGACATCGCCATCCTGCGCACAATGGGCGCCAGCCGGCAGGGGTTGATGAAGGTGTTCGTCACCGTCGGCGTGACCATCGGCTCGCTCGGCATCCTCCTTGGCATCGTGCTTGGCGCAATCTTCCTTTTCTTCCGCCAGGGCGTGGTCAACGCGATCCAATATGCGACCGGCGCCAACCTGTGGGACCCGGCGGTGCGCACGCTGACCGAATTGCCGTCCAAGACCGACCCATTCGAGGTCGGGGCGATTATCCTCATCGCGCTCGTCCTGTCGTTCCTCGCCACGCTCTACCCGGCGTGGAAGGCGGCAAGCACCGATCCGGTGCAGGTGCTCCGCTATGAGTGA